In candidate division KSB1 bacterium, the sequence CAGCAGGAGTTCGGACGATAATGTCAATGCCAAAAAGACGGGGCGAAAGCGCACGCGCGATCTGCAGCCGTTGTTCGTGGGGCGTTAGCTCGGTCTTCATTACAACCAGCAAATCCACATCACTTCATGGCTTGGGATCGCCATAAGCGTGCGAGCCAAAAAGAATAATCTTCTCCGGGTTAAATTTCTCGGCAATAATGTTCGCGACGTTATAAATAGCGTCCATGGAAATGCCTTTTTTGTAATCAATTTCATGCACTCCTTTTCGGGCAAAATGACTCATAGGCAAACGCTCCATTTAAAAACATTGCGATGACAGCAAAAACCCCCTCAGCATTCGTTTCAAATACACCCCGATCATTGCCTTCCGATACTGCGGCGAATAGGCGACATTGCGATACGGCGTGACGCGATTCATGATGTCATCACTCACCTGCTCAATTAAATCTTCCGTCAGTTGATCGCCGGCCAGCCCGTCTGTGACTTCATCGAACAGCAGCGGCGTCGTCGCCACGCCGGTGAGCGCGATGCGCAAGTATTCAATTGTGCGCTCGGTCAATTCAATGGCAACGGCTGCGCCCATCACCGGAAAATCCATCGAATCGCGCACGCGCAGTTTCATGTAATTGGCGCGCCGCGTTTGGGCTTGGCTCGGGATGATCACCTGCGTTAAAATTTCTTCCGGCAACTTCACGTTGCGGGTGATGCCGTCGTGCGTGAAAAATTTTGATGAAGGCACTTCGCGCCTGCCCTCCGGCCCTTCCAGCACAAACGTCGCACCGAGCGTCATGAATACCGGCGCGAGATCGCCGGAGTACGTCGCATAACAAACTTTTTCATTGGGCACGACCAAACATTTATCGCCATCGGCTTTGAGACAATAATCTTTGGAATTCCGCCAAAACCAACTCTGATTGAAATAAAAACAACGCGTGTCCAGCATGATATTGCCGCCGACGGTGCCGGACTCGCGAATCAGCGGCGTGGCGATTTGCGCCGCCGTGTGCGGGATCACCGGCAAGCGTTCGCGCAGCAGCTTGTTGTTCTCAATATCAACGAGTCTCGCCATTGCCCCGATTTTCGTCGGCGAGATTTCGTAAAGCTCCTTGATGCCGGAAAGGCTGATCACGTTGGCGCGCGGGTTCAGCCGGTCTTTGTAGTTCGGCAGCAAATCCGTGCCGCCGGAGACGAAATCAAAATCGCCGTTGCAGGAACTGGCAATGGCCACGGCCTCGGCGATGGTTTGAGGTTGGTGATATTGGAAAGGGGGAAGAATCATGATTTCATGTTCAAACTTTTTTTGCAGCAGAGACGAATTCTGCCACAGTAAGATTGGCCGAACGGATAAGCCCTCGAAGCGTTCCTTTCGCCACTTCTTTGTGATCTGGTATGGAAAGTGTCGCTATGTGGTCTTCCTTCACCATGATGATGTGACTGCCACGCTGTCGAACGACTTGCCAGGCAAAGTATTCAAATACTCACACTACTTTGCGACCGCTCATTGCAGGTATTGCTGGCATTACGCGACCACCTCTACTTGTCTAGTTTCAACTGTTAATGGAAGACCACGTTCAGCCCGCACCTCAAGACACAATTGAATCGCTTCTTTTATATTTTTCAAGGCTTCTTGCTTGGTTTTCCCTTGACTAATGCATCCAGGGATCGAAGGGCATTCCACAATCCACATTCCATCTTCATCACGATCCAGAACAACATTGAATTGCATAGCGGTTTCTCCTGTTGGATTGTTAAAATTTCACAAAGTAACAATATTTCATTTCAAATCCATGTGCTTGACCGGTACCAAGCGATGGACAACCATATCCACCGCAGCCATTGATTGCCCGAGAACGATATAGCCAACCAGCGGTTCATAAACGCCTCTCGTGGGTTGCATGTCGAGAAACGCGACTTCACTGAAAATCGGATCGAAACCTTCGATCTGAATCTTAACCGGCCCGCAAACTTCGCCCTCAACTTCGCGTTGATCAGCAACTTCCAGCTTAACCATTCGAGTGGCAGCGAACTGTCCCAAACGCTCTTTCCAGGCTTTCGGCAAAACGAGCAAAGACGCCCCGGTATCCACCAAGGCGTCAAAGCGGCTTGAATTTTCAGGCTGCAAGGGATTGGCAACCTCAACTTGAGCAATTTCTCAAATCACTTCAAGATCATGAGCTGTGATCCAAATATCAAGCTGCTGGAATCTCTCCTTCAAGATTTTTTTGTATTTCTTGAAAAACGCTTGAGATTTTTTGGTGTTCTTCGCATCAATGCGAAAGCGCAGCAATTGATCTTCGTAAATCACACCTGCTTAGACCCAGCGTCCATACGCCACGACTGAGTCGAACGTGGTCGCGCCAAATTCCTCCAACAACTCTTTATGCGTTTGGTCGAATTTCTCTTTCTCAATTTCGGTGCCGTCGTTATATTTCAACGGTAAGAGAATTTCGTAGCGCTTCAGCTTCATTCATCGGTTCTTCTTCAGTTTGAATAATTTCATAAGCAATTCCAGCGTCGTCCAGGATTTTTAAGTAACGATCAGCGATTTCAAACACATCGTTGGGTAAACCGCGTCCTCTACCTTTTGTGGCTAACTCATAAAACCCGTTGATTCGATCTTGCGTCGTTTTAAATTTAATGCGTACCATAATTGTACCTCAAAGGTTACAATTTACACGACTATCGTCCGCGGGCGAATCTTCCGCGCCTCTCGCTTGCCATACATTTCCTTCCAAATTTTATCCGCCGTCATCGGCAGGCTGCGCATTCGCACACCCGTCGCATCGTAAATCGCGTTGGCGACCGCCGGCAAAATCGGCAGCAGCGGGCCTTCGCCGGCTTCCTTGGCGCCGAACGGGCCTTCGGGATCGTTGCTCTCAACGATGATGACCTCCACTTCCGGCATCTGCATCGGCGTCAGCGTGCGGTAATCGAGAAAGTTCGGGCCGAGAATGTTGCCGCGATTGTACGGCATCTCTTCCATCAGCGCCTGGCCAAGGCCCATGTGAATGCAACCTTCAATCTGCCCGGCGACGGCGAGCGGATTGAGCGCCTTGCCGCAGTCGTGCGCCGCCCAGACTTTTTCGACGCGCGTCTCGCAGGTTTCGAGATCGACCGTCACTTCGGCGATGTAGCATTGAAAGCTGTAAGTCGGCGACAACCCGGCGCGCGCGCCCTTGAATTTGCCGCCCATCGGCGGCGGGCCCATGTAAATGCCCTTTGCAATCAACGCGCCGTTTCCGGCCAGCGCTTTTTCGAGTGCCTGCATGAACGTCACGCGCACGCGCGGGTCGGGCGCATAAATCAATTCTTCATTTTGTAAAATAAATCCCTCGGCTGGATAGCCGGTGATGTTCTGCGCCGCCTTCATCAAATCTTCGCGAATTTTCATCGCCGCTTGCCGCGCCGCATTGCCGGCCATGAACGTGACGCGGCTCGAGTACGAGCCGAGATCAATCGGGTCGGCGTCGGAATCATTGGAGAAGATGCGAATGCGGTCCAAATTCACGCCGAGCGGCTCGGCGACGCATTGTGCCAGCATGGTGTCGCTGCCCTGCCCGATCTCCGCGGCCAGGCAATGCACCGTGATGCCGCCGTCCATGTCGATCTTCAAATGCACCGTGGATTGCGGCAGCTCATTGAAATGAATGCGATGCGCGCTGCCGCTGATGTAAAATCCGCACGCCACGCCGATGCCGCGGCCGGACGGCAGCCGGCGAAACTTTTTGTCCCACTCCGAAGCCTTCCGCGCGCGCTCGATGCACTCCTTGGTGCCGTTGCTGGTAATGCGAAATTCGTTGATCGTCTTTGAATTCGGCGGCAGCAAATTTTGCAAACGAAAATCGCAGGGATCGATCTTCGCCGCTTCGCACAGCTCGTCGATCAAAACCTCCATCGCAAAGCGCGAGTTCACCGCGCCGTGGCCGCGCATGGCGCCGGAGGGAGGTTTGTTGGTGTAAACGCGCTTGCCGCTGTAGCGAAAATTCGGAATGTGGTACGGCCCCATGCAGAGCACGCCGTTGTAATACGTCGTCACCACCCCAAAGCTGCCCCAGGCGCCGCCGTCGATCAGCGCTTTGAGATCAAGAAACGTCATCTTGCCTTTGTCATCAATGCCCATCGCGATTTTCGTTTTGGTTGGATGGCGGCCGTGGTTGGTGATGAAAACTTCTTCGCGGTCGAAAAGGATTTTCACCGGGCGCCGGCATTTGCGCGCGAGCAGCGCCGCGATCATCTCGTGCGGAAACGGATCGCTCTTGCCGCCGAACGCGCCGCCGACCATCGGGCGGATGACGCGAATACGGTGCATCGGCATGTCCAGCACTTTGGCCAGCGCGCGGTGCAAGTAATGCGGCACTTGCTGCGCCGACCACACCGTCATGCGGTCATCGGCGTCGTAATGCGCGATCACGCAATGCGGCTCGGTGAAGGCGTGCGTCACGCCCTCGAATTCAAACGCGGCCTCGCGCACGTAAGCGCTGCCGGCGCGGGCAGCCTCGACATCGCCAAAATTTTGATCGACTTCTTTGTGAATGTTGGTGCCATTGACCGTATCAGGATGAATCGGCTCCGCCGCCGGTTTCAAGCTGTCTTCGATTTTGCGATATTCCGGCAATTCTTCGTATTCGACTTTGATGAGCGAGAGGGCTTTCAATGCAATCTCTTCATCATCCGCCGCAACGCCGGCCACGCAATCGCCGATGTAGATGACTTTGTCCACGGCCATCGCGGTTTCATCTTCGCTGATGGGCAGCACGCCAAAGGTGTTCGGCGCTTCTTTGCCGATGACGACGGCATGCACGCCGGGCAGCGCTTCGGCCTGGCTGGTGTCGAGCTTCACAAGGCGCGCATGCGGCACCGGGCTGCGCAAAATCTTGCCGACGAGCATGCCGGGCAGCTTGATGTCGTCGGTGTAAATTCCCTCGCCGGTGGTTTTCTTCAAACCGTCGATGAGCGGAATGGGTTTGCCGATGATATTGGGAGATTGGGTCATGTGCCTCAGGCCTCACTCTCTGCGGGGTTAAACACGATGCGAGATTTTTACGAACCGCTAATGCACGCGAATGAACGCTAATTTTTTATTCGCGTTGATTCGCGGTTGACAGTTTAGTTGCCGCTTCAGGCGTATTCCAAGATACAAATTTTGGGCAGGCAACGCAATACCTTTTTCACGCTTGCTTTTGCCGGTTGGGGATGATTATATTGATAGCATGCAAAAGAAAATAACGACAAAATAATTGAAATCATTTTGCTGCCAAATTATTTTGTCATTTTAAAAAGCGCGAATAGTTCCGTAATCTCCTGCTTTTTTGCAATGACCGCCGACAAAAATTACAAAAAACTCCGCCTCTTCGTTGCCTCGCCCGGCGACGTCGTTGCCGAACGCCGGCGCTTGCGCGACGTCGTCGATGAGTTGAACCGCACCGGCTCTCTCGGGGATGAGCTGGGCGTGACGCTCGAAGTGCTCGATTGGCAAACCCACGTCGCGCCGTTCATGGGGCGGCCGGAAGACGTTATTCTCGAACAACTGCCGGTTGACGCCTGGGATATTTTTGTCGGCATTTTATGGCTGCGCTTTGGCACGCCGACAGGCGGAACTGACCCGGAAACCGGCAAAGCTTATGATTCCGGCACCGAAGAAGAATTCTTGCTCGCGCACAAAGCCTGGAAAAAGAACAAACGCCCGCAGATCTTGTTCTATCGCTGCACGCGCGTGCCCGCCAGTCTCGATGACATTGACCCGGACCAACACAAGCGCGTCAAAGGCTTTTTTGCGCAATTTCATGCGAACGCCGAACACCCCGGCCCCTATCAATCCTTTCAAACCCCGGAAGAGTTCGAGCGGCGCGTGCGGCAGGATTTGATCAAACTGATTTTAAAATTTGGCAAGGAGGTTTTGCGCAAGCAACCGCCTGCGCCCGCCAAGGCCGTTGAGCTGCCCGGCGACGAGATCACCCGGCGCTACCTCGACTTTGTCCGCCGCGAGCATGGCCGCATCCGGCTCTTCGGCTTTCTTTCTCACGCCAACATCGACGTGCGGCTGCTGGATGTTTTCGTCTCGCTGCGTTTGGCGGAATACGGTCGCGAGATGGAGATGAAGCACCTGCCCCGCCTTTCCTTAACGAATTCTGGAAAAAAAGGGCGGGGCTTGCCCGCTCCCGAAAGCCGCGAGGAGCGCCTGCTCAACCCGGCGGAAGTTTTGCAGCGCGCTGTGCGCAAACAAAAATCGCTGCTCGTGCTCGGCGGCCCCGGCTCCGGCAAAACCACGCTGCTGAAATATTTTGCCGTCTGCTGCCTCGATCCGCCGGGCCGCGAGCGCCTGCACCTGCAAAATTCGCGCATTCCCATTTTCGCGCCGCTGCGCCAGATCGATCCGGCCAAGCCTTTTGCCGATGCCCTGGCGGCGTGGGCGAAAACGCACAACCTGCCGCTCAGCGCCAAACGCTTTGAAGCCTGGCTGCACGAGCCGGGCGCGCTGGTGCTGCTCGACGGCCTCGACGAAGTGAGCGACCTAAGGCAGCGCCGGCAGATTTGCGATTGGATCGACAAGGCGGTTTCCAGCTACGGCGCTTCGACCTTCGTTGTCACCTGCCGCTTCACCGGCTATCGCGAGGCCGAGGGCGTGGCGCTGCAAAGCCCGCATCTGCGCGCCGACGTGCAGGATTTGGACGCCGGCCAGCAGCAGACGTTTTTGCAGCAATGGTTTCGCGCCGCGCTGCGCGAAAAATTGGAGGCGCACGAAACCGACGATCCCGTGCGCGGGCAGGAAATCGAGCGCGAAGCAGCAGCCGAAGCCGAGGCCGTCTCGGAATTTCTCCGCCGCGAGGAAAACCGCTCCCTGGCCGACATGGCGAGCATTCCGGTGTTGCTGCAAATCATGGCGATTATTTGGAAGGAGCAGGGCAGCCTGGCCGGCGAGCGCGTCGAGTTGTACAGCCGCTGCATGGATTTTCTGCTCGAACACCGCGACCAGGCCAAGAAGATCGAGCCGCTGGTGAGCGCCGCCAAAGCCCGCCTCGTGCTGCGGCCGCTGGCGCTGTGGATGCACGCCGACTTGCAGAAAGACGAAGCCCCGCGCGTTGAAGTGGAAAAACAGATCGCTGACAAATTGCAAGCCGTGCGCCCCGGCACCACCGCGCTGGAATTTTTGGAGAACCTCCGCGACCGCGCCGGCGTGCTGGTCGGTTCCGGCGCCGACACCTACACCTTTCAGCACAAATCGTTTCGCGAGTTTTTGGCGGCGCTGGAGATTGCCAACCAGAACGCCGTGAATCTGCTGGTGGAGAATTTTGGCGTGGATTGGTGGCAGGAAACCCTGCTCTTTAGCGCCGGCCTCACCAGCCCGGAAATTTTTCCGGCGTTTATCGAAAGCTTTTTGAAACACGACAAGAACGCCGGGGCGACCTCGCCGCTGCTCTTGCAGCTCGTGCGTGAGGCTGCGGCCAAACCGCTGGCGCCGTTTGAAAAGATCATCCGCAACCAGAAGCTGGCCTGGCCAAAGCGCTACAATGCCCTGCAATGCGTTCGCCTGCTGCGCTCTGAAGCCGCCAAAGCCTTGTTGCAAGCGGCGCGGCAGGACAAAGAGCCGAAAGTCCGCCAGCTCGCCGAACAGATTTTGATCGAGTGGGCGGTGATCAAGCCGCCGGCCGCTGCCGCCGAAAAGCCGAATCGGTTCTTCAATCCGTTGGAAGACAATGCCGAATACATTTTAATCCCCGGCGGCAAGTACAAATTCTCTGCAACCGGCAAAATGGTGAAAGTCCCGGATTTGTATGTTGCCAAATATCCCGTGACCAACAAGCTGTACAAGATTTTCCTTGCCTCATTGCCAGAAAGCGAACGAGAAGAGCATCGTTCTAGCTACGCCGATGACAAACGCTTCAACGGCGACGACCAGCCGGTGGTGGGGGTGAATTGGTATAGTGCGAAGGCGTACTGTGACTGGCTGAGCAAGCAAGTTGCAAGTGGCAAGTCGCAAGATGAAAAACTAATTTTTCGATTGCCAAAAGAAGAAGAATGGGAATGGGCAGCGAGTGGCGGCACAAGAAAGTATCCATGGGGCAATGAGGATCCGGATGAAACTCGCGCCAATTACGGAAATTACGTTGGGCACACGACATCTGTTGGCGCTTACCCGGCCGGAGCAACACCGGAAGGGTTGATGGACATGGCCGGCAATGTGTGGGAATGGACGGAGAGTTTTTATCGAATAGGCAGTGAATTGCGCGTGTTGTGCGGGGGCGCGTGGGGCAGCTATCCTCAGCTCGTTGCCTGCGCCTTCCGCTACGACCTCGAGCCGGATGGCCGCGTCAGTTATATCGGCTTCCGCTGCGCCAGAACTTAGTACACTTTGCACTTTGCTCTTTTACCCTTTACACTTTTTTGGTTTTCAGCCGCCGCTGGCAAAAATCCCGCAGTGCGGGATTTTTGCCTCGAAAATTTTTTGAAAATTTTCCTCTTTGCAATACGTGCCAGTTCCAAGTTGACAAAGAGCGGGAAGTTTTGTAAGTTTCTTTTGTTCTCCCGGCCATCATGAATTGCAATAATCAACAACAGGTTTAACCATGAAATACAAGATCGTTTTGCGGCAATCCGAAGAAGGCTTCAGCGTCTCGTGTCCAGCTTTGCCAGGCTGTTGGTCGCAGGGCGCAACGGAGCAAGAAGCCATCGAAAACATTAAAGACGCCATTCGGGAATATTTAGCAGCAATCGCCGAGTATTTTCAGAATGCTGATGTGCGCGAAATCGAAGTTCCGGCCTGATCCATGCCCAAACTACCAGGTATCAATCATCTGCAAGCCGTCAAAGCCCTGGAGAAGGCGGGATTTCAGATTGTTCGTCTGATCAAAGCCGGCTACAAGGTGAGGGCCACCAAAGCGAAATTTCCCCAAGCGATTTTTTGCGCCGTTGAAGACGTGCCAGCCCGTCTCGAGACGTTCGTAGTTACGCCCTCAGGCGTCGCGCGCACCAGCGAGAGAAATGTTTGACCAAAACAAACGGTTTTCTGGCGTGCAAGCTTTTTATGCCTGAAGGCTTCACGACGAAAGTTCGTCGACACGGCGGCTTGTTGTCATACGCTGCGACCGAAGCAAACAAAAACAGGGCGATTCCGTTTTAAAAATTTTTCCGTTGCCCTTTCTTTTCGTTGCGGCTTTATCGAATTATCCCATGCGCTTGTCGTTGATCAAATCTTCCCGCACGCTGGTCATCGCCGTCAGCATCATGATCGTCATCGTGCTGGCGGCCTTCAATCTTGGCAGTTGGCTTTTTCTCAACCGCCTGAATCGCACGCTCGAGGAAGAATTGGAAAACCGGCTGAGCGCCGTGGCCGGGCTGGTGGCGCGGCAGATTCAAACCACCGTGTTTCCCGATCTCGTCGCCGCCGGCCAGCGCGTGATCGCCAAATCCTATCTCGATCCGCTCATCGACAACCTGCCCGGGGAAGTGAACGCGCAAAATATTTTTCTCATCGACCGCCAGTTTTTGACGTTGAAATCCAATCGCGATTTTTTCGAGCCGGGCGAGGAGATTTCGTATCTGCACAGCGAC encodes:
- a CDS encoding FAD binding domain-containing protein, with the translated sequence MILPPFQYHQPQTIAEAVAIASSCNGDFDFVSGGTDLLPNYKDRLNPRANVISLSGIKELYEISPTKIGAMARLVDIENNKLLRERLPVIPHTAAQIATPLIRESGTVGGNIMLDTRCFYFNQSWFWRNSKDYCLKADGDKCLVVPNEKVCYATYSGDLAPVFMTLGATFVLEGPEGRREVPSSKFFTHDGITRNVKLPEEILTQVIIPSQAQTRRANYMKLRVRDSMDFPVMGAAVAIELTERTIEYLRIALTGVATTPLLFDEVTDGLAGDQLTEDLIEQVSDDIMNRVTPYRNVAYSPQYRKAMIGVYLKRMLRGFLLSSQCF
- a CDS encoding type II toxin-antitoxin system HicB family antitoxin, which gives rise to MQFNVVLDRDEDGMWIVECPSIPGCISQGKTKQEALKNIKEAIQLCLEVRAERGLPLTVETRQVEVVA
- a CDS encoding retropepsin-like domain-containing protein produces the protein MQPENSSRFDALVDTGASLLVLPKAWKERLGQFAATRMVKLEVADQREVEGEVCGPVKIQIEGFDPIFSEVAFLDMQPTRGVYEPLVGYIVLGQSMAAVDMVVHRLVPVKHMDLK
- a CDS encoding xanthine dehydrogenase family protein molybdopterin-binding subunit, which gives rise to MTQSPNIIGKPIPLIDGLKKTTGEGIYTDDIKLPGMLVGKILRSPVPHARLVKLDTSQAEALPGVHAVVIGKEAPNTFGVLPISEDETAMAVDKVIYIGDCVAGVAADDEEIALKALSLIKVEYEELPEYRKIEDSLKPAAEPIHPDTVNGTNIHKEVDQNFGDVEAARAGSAYVREAAFEFEGVTHAFTEPHCVIAHYDADDRMTVWSAQQVPHYLHRALAKVLDMPMHRIRVIRPMVGGAFGGKSDPFPHEMIAALLARKCRRPVKILFDREEVFITNHGRHPTKTKIAMGIDDKGKMTFLDLKALIDGGAWGSFGVVTTYYNGVLCMGPYHIPNFRYSGKRVYTNKPPSGAMRGHGAVNSRFAMEVLIDELCEAAKIDPCDFRLQNLLPPNSKTINEFRITSNGTKECIERARKASEWDKKFRRLPSGRGIGVACGFYISGSAHRIHFNELPQSTVHLKIDMDGGITVHCLAAEIGQGSDTMLAQCVAEPLGVNLDRIRIFSNDSDADPIDLGSYSSRVTFMAGNAARQAAMKIREDLMKAAQNITGYPAEGFILQNEELIYAPDPRVRVTFMQALEKALAGNGALIAKGIYMGPPPMGGKFKGARAGLSPTYSFQCYIAEVTVDLETCETRVEKVWAAHDCGKALNPLAVAGQIEGCIHMGLGQALMEEMPYNRGNILGPNFLDYRTLTPMQMPEVEVIIVESNDPEGPFGAKEAGEGPLLPILPAVANAIYDATGVRMRSLPMTADKIWKEMYGKREARKIRPRTIVV
- a CDS encoding SUMF1/EgtB/PvdO family nonheme iron enzyme — translated: MTADKNYKKLRLFVASPGDVVAERRRLRDVVDELNRTGSLGDELGVTLEVLDWQTHVAPFMGRPEDVILEQLPVDAWDIFVGILWLRFGTPTGGTDPETGKAYDSGTEEEFLLAHKAWKKNKRPQILFYRCTRVPASLDDIDPDQHKRVKGFFAQFHANAEHPGPYQSFQTPEEFERRVRQDLIKLILKFGKEVLRKQPPAPAKAVELPGDEITRRYLDFVRREHGRIRLFGFLSHANIDVRLLDVFVSLRLAEYGREMEMKHLPRLSLTNSGKKGRGLPAPESREERLLNPAEVLQRAVRKQKSLLVLGGPGSGKTTLLKYFAVCCLDPPGRERLHLQNSRIPIFAPLRQIDPAKPFADALAAWAKTHNLPLSAKRFEAWLHEPGALVLLDGLDEVSDLRQRRQICDWIDKAVSSYGASTFVVTCRFTGYREAEGVALQSPHLRADVQDLDAGQQQTFLQQWFRAALREKLEAHETDDPVRGQEIEREAAAEAEAVSEFLRREENRSLADMASIPVLLQIMAIIWKEQGSLAGERVELYSRCMDFLLEHRDQAKKIEPLVSAAKARLVLRPLALWMHADLQKDEAPRVEVEKQIADKLQAVRPGTTALEFLENLRDRAGVLVGSGADTYTFQHKSFREFLAALEIANQNAVNLLVENFGVDWWQETLLFSAGLTSPEIFPAFIESFLKHDKNAGATSPLLLQLVREAAAKPLAPFEKIIRNQKLAWPKRYNALQCVRLLRSEAAKALLQAARQDKEPKVRQLAEQILIEWAVIKPPAAAAEKPNRFFNPLEDNAEYILIPGGKYKFSATGKMVKVPDLYVAKYPVTNKLYKIFLASLPESEREEHRSSYADDKRFNGDDQPVVGVNWYSAKAYCDWLSKQVASGKSQDEKLIFRLPKEEEWEWAASGGTRKYPWGNEDPDETRANYGNYVGHTTSVGAYPAGATPEGLMDMAGNVWEWTESFYRIGSELRVLCGGAWGSYPQLVACAFRYDLEPDGRVSYIGFRCART
- a CDS encoding type II toxin-antitoxin system HicB family antitoxin; the protein is MKYKIVLRQSEEGFSVSCPALPGCWSQGATEQEAIENIKDAIREYLAAIAEYFQNADVREIEVPA